A window of Lujinxingia sediminis contains these coding sequences:
- the secE gene encoding preprotein translocase subunit SecE yields the protein MDVSRLVTLTYISTAVVAFVIFDKTFKWIWASFDALSEFTVIPPILTLTTTLAIASVVGLIMWMKRHPKVDPFLTEVIIELKKVTWPSWKDTQRSTVVVIIFSIILSFFLWGSDQIWKRVTDYILTIGI from the coding sequence ATGGACGTTTCGCGCCTGGTCACGCTGACGTATATCTCCACTGCGGTGGTGGCGTTCGTCATTTTCGACAAGACCTTCAAATGGATCTGGGCGTCATTTGACGCACTGTCCGAGTTTACGGTGATCCCGCCGATTCTGACGCTGACCACAACGCTGGCAATCGCGTCGGTCGTCGGTCTGATCATGTGGATGAAGCGTCACCCGAAGGTCGATCCCTTCCTCACCGAAGTGATCATTGAGCTCAAGAAAGTCACCTGGCCGAGCTGGAAAGACACCCAGCGTTCGACGGTGGTGGTGATTATCTTCAGCATCATTCTGAGCTTCTTCCTCTGGGGATCGGACCAGATCTGGAAGCGCGTTACCGACTACATCCTCACGATTGGCATTTAA
- the nusG gene encoding transcription termination/antitermination protein NusG: protein MASSDTKEWYIVQTYSGYENKAKLALEERIRSEGVEDDIGEIFIPTETVVEVKNGKRRERTRKFYAGYIFVKMVLSDRAWHVVKNTPKIVGFVGGNQRKPTPVPEAEFRKITERIEEGKMSAGPSYNFQKGDKIRVIEGNFKDFTGNIEEVMEEKEKLRVFVEIFGRPTAVEFDFNQVESVADE from the coding sequence ATGGCATCTTCGGACACCAAAGAGTGGTACATCGTCCAGACCTACTCCGGATACGAGAATAAGGCGAAACTCGCCCTCGAAGAGCGTATTCGCTCGGAAGGAGTCGAGGACGATATCGGTGAGATCTTCATTCCGACCGAGACGGTCGTGGAGGTCAAAAACGGCAAGCGCCGTGAGCGCACCCGTAAGTTTTACGCGGGCTACATCTTTGTGAAGATGGTGCTCAGCGATCGGGCCTGGCACGTGGTCAAGAACACGCCGAAAATCGTGGGCTTTGTGGGCGGCAATCAGCGCAAGCCCACGCCGGTGCCGGAAGCGGAGTTCCGTAAGATCACCGAGCGGATCGAAGAAGGTAAGATGTCGGCCGGCCCGAGCTACAACTTCCAGAAGGGCGATAAGATCCGCGTGATCGAGGGCAACTTCAAGGACTTCACCGGCAACATCGAAGAGGTGATGGAGGAGAAGGAGAAGTTGCGCGTTTTCGTCGAGATCTTCGGTCGTCCGACTGCGGTGGAGTTCGACTTCAACCAGGTCGAATCGGTCGCCGACGAATAA
- the tuf gene encoding elongation factor Tu, which yields MAKEKFERTKPHVNVGTIGHVDHGKTTLTAAITRVLAEASGGDVKAFDEIDKAPEERERGITISTSHVEYETENRHYAHVDCPGHADYVKNMITGAAQMDGAILVVSAADGPMPQTREHILLAGQVGVPAMVVFLNKADMVDDEDLLELVEMEVRELLSKYDFPGDDIPIVIGSALQALEGEAGPYGADAILKLMAEVDRYIPLPERATDKTFLMPIEDVFSISGRGTVVTGRIERGVIKPGDEAEIVGLQEKAEKTVVTAVEMFRKFLDAGQAGDNVGCLLRGIKKEDVKRGQVLAKPGSVTPHTKFAAEIYVLTKEEGGRHTPFFAGYRPQFYFRTTDVTGEIILEEGVEMVMPGDRITVTANLITPIAMEEGLRFAVREGSRTVGAGVVTKIIE from the coding sequence ATGGCCAAGGAGAAATTCGAGCGCACGAAACCCCACGTGAACGTCGGGACCATTGGTCACGTCGATCACGGGAAAACCACCTTGACCGCGGCGATCACTCGAGTGCTCGCTGAAGCGTCTGGCGGCGATGTGAAAGCGTTCGACGAAATCGACAAAGCTCCGGAAGAGCGCGAGCGCGGCATCACGATCTCGACCTCTCACGTTGAGTACGAGACGGAAAACCGTCACTACGCTCACGTGGACTGCCCGGGTCACGCTGACTACGTCAAGAACATGATCACCGGTGCGGCGCAGATGGACGGCGCCATTCTGGTGGTTTCGGCCGCTGACGGCCCGATGCCGCAGACCCGTGAGCACATCCTTCTGGCCGGTCAGGTCGGTGTCCCCGCGATGGTGGTTTTCCTCAACAAGGCCGACATGGTCGACGATGAGGACCTGCTTGAGCTGGTCGAAATGGAAGTTCGCGAGCTTCTGAGCAAGTACGACTTCCCCGGCGACGACATTCCCATCGTGATCGGTTCGGCGCTTCAGGCGCTGGAAGGCGAAGCTGGCCCCTACGGTGCCGACGCCATCCTCAAGCTGATGGCCGAAGTTGACCGCTACATCCCGCTGCCTGAGCGCGCCACCGACAAGACCTTCCTGATGCCGATCGAAGACGTGTTCTCGATCTCGGGTCGCGGTACGGTCGTTACCGGTCGCATCGAGCGTGGTGTGATTAAGCCTGGCGACGAAGCCGAAATCGTCGGCCTTCAGGAAAAAGCGGAGAAGACGGTTGTTACCGCCGTTGAAATGTTCCGCAAGTTCCTCGATGCCGGTCAGGCTGGCGACAACGTCGGTTGCCTCCTTCGCGGTATCAAGAAGGAAGATGTCAAGCGCGGCCAGGTTCTGGCCAAGCCGGGCAGCGTGACCCCGCACACCAAGTTCGCCGCCGAGATCTACGTGCTGACCAAGGAAGAAGGCGGACGTCACACTCCCTTCTTCGCCGGTTACCGCCCGCAGTTCTACTTCCGCACCACCGACGTTACCGGTGAGATCATTCTGGAAGAAGGCGTTGAGATGGTCATGCCTGGCGACCGCATCACGGTTACCGCCAACCTGATCACCCCGATCGCCATGGAAGAAGGCCTTCGCTTCGCGGTTCGCGAAGGTAGCCGTACCGTCGGCGCCGGCGTCGTCACCAAAATCATCGAATAA